The genomic window TTGCAATTGAAAATGGCATTGATATCGTAATTGAATTGCCATTTTCGAGTGCTGTTCAACCGGCAGATATTTTTGCTCGAAAGTCAGTCGAACTTTTAAATCAAATCGGCGTGACCGACATAGTTTTTGGTACTGAAGAGAAAATTGATTTTGTTGAAGCTGCCGATAAGTTGATTAACAACAAGGGTCAGTTTCAACAGCAGTATGATCGAAGTTACGCAGAAAATTTGAATGAACAGCTTGAATCGTTGGGAATCAATACAATCGGCAAGCCAAATCAACTGTTAGGATTGAATTATTCACTTACCATTGTAAAAAATCATTTTCCAATCTCTATCCATTCACTGGTCCGTCAACCAAACGGATACAGTGCAACACGAATTCGAAAACAATTGTTGACCAGTCCCGAATTGACAAAAAGTTCAGTCCCCGATGAGATGTTTGAGTCATTAAAATATTCGTCAATTTATACATGGAATGATTTTTATTCATTTTTAAGGTATAAAATTTTGACGAACTCTACTAATGAATTACAATTGGTGTATCAAATGGTGGAGGGGTTGAACTTTAAGTTAAAAAAAGAAATTAAGAATGCAGATTCATTTGATCAATTTCTGAGTGCAGTTAAGTCTAAACGCTATACTTTAGCTAGGATTAGACGACTATTGCTGTATGTATTAATGAACATTAGTACAAAGGAGATGACTGCTGCATTAAATTCTTCATATCTACGAATTCTTGGTTTTAACGATACTGGTCGACAATATTTGAATAATAATAAGAAACAAATTAACATTCCACTGATAACTCGAGTTGGTAAACAAGAAACTAGTTTGTTGGCAACGGAACTAAAGGCTGACAGCGTTTGGCAACTTATCAGTGGCAAGGAACAAAATTTTGGAGTCATTCCTTATATTAAGGGGGAAAATTAATGCTTAACTGGGATGTTCAAGAGGTACGCAAGTACAAGGATAAACCCTTTGATTTTAAAGAAAAACTTGATCTAGCTAAAGAACTTAAGGAACGTTATCCCGATATTATTGATGCTAAAGAAGTTGATATTGACGGAAACCTTTTTAATGATCGTGGCTTAGTAATATCAGATGTTAAAGTTAATACTAAAGTCGTTGTTCCATCAACGAGAAGCCTTGAGCCAGTTGAACTTAAATTAAATTTTAGGATCAATGAAGCATACAACATTGATAATATCGATACCGAGGAAATTGATGATTATTCAATTATTATTCCGATAGATGAAGATAATCCAACTATCAATGTTTATGAGTCAATTATTGATAACATTTTGTTAAATATTCCAACTCAAGTTTTAACTGAAAAAGAGAAGCAAGATGATGTGATGCCATCTGGAAAAAATTGGACAGTCATATCTGAAGATGAATTTAATCAACAAAAAGAAGAGGAGCATGTTAATCCTGAATTTGCCAAATTGAAGAATTTGTTCAAAGAATAGGGTCAAACATGAGCCTCTTTTATTATTTTTTGGTAATATATATTATGAAATAACTTATTATTGGAGGTATACGTATGAGCAAACCACAAATTGGTGTTGTTGGAATGGCTGTAATGGGTAAGAATCTTGCCTTGAACATTGAAAGTCGCGGATATGAGGTTGCTATTTATAATAGAACTGCATCAAAGACTGAAAATGTTGTTAAAGAACATTCAGAAAAGAAATTAGTTCCAAGCTACACAATTGAAGATTTTGTAAACTCACTTGAAAAACCACGTCGTATTATCATGATGGTTAAAGCTGGTGCCGGTACCGACGCAGTTATCAACGAATTATTACCATTACTAGATAAGGGCGATGTCTTGATTGATGGTGGTAACACATTCTTTGAAGACACTATGGAAAGAAACGAGAGACTCGACAAGTCAGGAATCAACTTCATCGGAATGGGTGTTTCTGGTGGTGAACTTGGTGCTTTGCATGGTCCTTCATTGATGCCAGGTGGACAAAAAGAAGCTTATGATCTAGTTGCTCCTATTTTGGAACAAATTTCTGCAAAAGCAGACGAAGATGGAAAACCATGTGTTACTTACATCGGTGCCAATGGTGCTGGACACTATGTCAAAATGGTTCACAACGGAATCGAATATGGTGACATGGAATTGATTTCAGAAAGTTACAACTTACTTTCACATCTATTTAACAACGATTTAAATAAAGTTGCCGAAACATTCAAGGATTGGAATAAGGGCGAACTATCAAGTTATTTGATTGATATCACAGCTAATATTCTAACTAGAAAAGATGATCAAGGCAGCGACGACTTCATCGTTAATAAGATCATGGATAAAGCTGGTAACAAGGGTACTGGTAAATGGAGTTCACAAAGTGCCTTGGAACTTGGCGTTCCTCAATCACTAATTACTTCAGCCGTATACTCACGTTACATTTCTGCATATAAAGACGAACGTGTTAAGGCAAGCAAGGTCTTGAACGGACCAAAGGAATTGCCAGACGTTGACGTTAAAGAATTAGTTGAAAAGATCCGCAAAGCTTTATACTTCAGTAAGATCATGAGTTATGCTCAAGGATTTGCACAAATGAAGGCAGCCGGAGAACATTACGACTGGGATCTTGACTTTGGTAAGATTGCTCAAATCTGGCGTGCCGGATGTATCATTAGAGCTCAATTCTTACAAAAGATCACTGATGCTTACGACAAGGATCCTAAATTGGATAACTTGTTGCTTGATGACTACTTCAAGAATATTGTTGAAGATTATCAAGATGCAGTTAGAGATGTGGTCAACTTTGCCGTTAAAGCTGGTATCCCTGTTTCAGGATTTATGTCAGCTGTTTCATATTACGATCAATATCGTTCAGAAGTATTGCCTGCTAACTTGATCCAAGCACAAAGAGATTACTTTGGTGCTCATACATATGAGCGTAACGATAAACCAGGTATCTTCCATTACACATGGTATACAGAACAATAAACATTTTGTCTTGAATATTAATGCCAAAGTGCCCCGCAAGGTGCTTTGGTATTTTTTTTTGAATTCTTCTTAAAAATTAAAAAAAGAGTGCTTTAACTATTTTTAATATTTATGATATGGTAAAATCATTAGTGCATTGCCTTGCAAAAGGCAAAAAAACGGTTAATAATTAAGGATAATTAAATTTAATTTAATATACGGGAGAATTTAGTATGGCTAAGATATTAGTTATTGAAGATGAAGAGAATATGGCCAAGTTTGTTCAACTTGAACTTCAACATGAAAATTACGAAGTTAAAGTTGCTGCGGACGGTCGTACTGGTCTCGATGCAGCATTAAATGAAGACTGGGATTTGATCTTGCTTGATTTAATGTTGCCTGAACTAAACGGTATCGAAGTATGCCGTCGAGTTCGACAAGAAAAGAACACACCGATCATTATGATGACCGCAAGAGATTCAATCATCGATCGTGTTTCTGGTTTGGATCATGGTGCCGACGATTATATTGTCAAACCATTTGCAATCGAGGAATTGCTTGCACGTATCCGGGCCTTGTTAAGACGTATTGATTTGGATATCGATGTTACTAGAAATAATGACCAAGTTTTGAAGTACAAGAATTTGGTGATCGATAAAACTACCCAAACGTCAAAACGTAATGGTGAAGTTATCGACTTGACTAGACGTGAGTATGACCTTCTTAGTGCATTAATGGAAAACGTTGGTACTGTTTTAGGCCGAGACGACTTGTTGGAACGTGTTTGGGGAACAGGTTCTAGCACTGAAACTAATGTTGTGGATGTTTACATCAAATATTTGAGAAATAAGATCGATCGTGGAGGAGCACCTAGTTACATTTCTACTGTTCGTGGTAAAGGATATGTGATGAGACGATGAGAATATCAATTAGGTTCAAATGGACCTTTCTGATATCACTGGTAATTTTAGCGGCATATTTGATTGTTGCCTTTATTGCCTTCAATACTGTCAACAACGTTGCCAGTGCGGCAGTGGTCCATCATTTTGTGACAAAACTTATTTGGGTCGGAATCTTCGTTTTGGTAGTCGGCATCGCAATCAGTTTTTTTGCAGTATCTTTGGTATTACGAAATATCAAGGTGATCAACAATACAATTGACGATTTAAACAAGAAACCCGATTCTGATTCACGTATCAAGATCAGGAAAAGAAATGATGAAATTTACGACCTGACGATCAACATCAATAAAATGCTCGATCGTATGCAAGCCTACACTAATCAGCAAAAAGAATTCGTTGAGGATGTTTCTCATGAGTTGCGTACGCCTGTTGCTGTGTTAGAGGGCCATTTAAGCATGCTGCAACGATGGGGTAAAGACGATCCAGAGGTATTAAATGATTCGATCAATTCATCGATGCAAGAGTTAAAACGCATGCAATCATTGATTCAAGAAATGTTGGATCTGACTAGAGTTGAACAGATTGATAGCGAATATCTTGAGCAGGAGACTGAAGTAAAACCGCTTTTCACGCAAGTTTACAATGATTTTAAAATGCTTCATCCTGATTTCGTGGTCAATTTTGATGATGATATTCAAAAGGGTAGCAAGGTCAAGATCTATCGTAATCATCTTGAACAGATTTTGGTGATACTACTAGACAATGCTTTCAAGTATTCTGGAGAACGAAAAGAGATCAACCTTTCAGCATCTACCAATGAAGCTTTATTAGAATTCGTTGTGCAAGACTTTGGTGTAGGAATCGATAAAAAGGACCTTAAACAAGTTTTTAACCGTTTTTACAGAGTTGATAAGGCACGCTCTAGAAAACGTGGAGGGAATGGATTAGGCCTTTCTATCGCTAAAAGATTAGTTGAGATATATCATGGTACTATCACGGTCGAAAGTGTACTAGGTTCTGGTACCGTATTTAGAATTGAACTGCCAATCGTAACTGAACCTATTGATGATGCACAAAAAAATGACTAAACCGAAATTTTCGGTTTAGTCATTTTTTATTTGTCTTTTGGTTTTTGTTGTTTGCCTTTGTTTAACTCACGAATGTTCTTGTGGAGATCAGTGTGACTTTCGTCATCGTCTGAATTACCATTTGATGAATTGCTTGAACCAGATTCGTTCATTAATTTAGCAATTGATTCTTCAGTAACGACAATTTTCACAGGATTCTTTTCAAGATTTGCATCAGCTTGTTTTCTGATCCTTGGAGTAATGATGTAGTTTGTAATCAATTGTTGGATCAAAATTACGATACCACCAACCAAGAAGTAAAGTGCTAGTGCAGCAGATGAAATCATTGAAATAAAGAATGTGATCAATGGGTTCATCAATAGCATAGTAGACATTTGACGTCTTTGCTCTTGAGGAACGATCTGTAGAGATAACCATGATTGAATAACATAAAAGACCGTAGCAACAAGTGCAATCACTAGACTAGGTTTTCCAAGTGGAATACTCAAGAACGTAGCGACACCAATTTCTTGTGAATATTGAACCGCTTGATAAATTGCAATCAAGATCGGCATTTGAAGAAGCAATGGAAGACAACCGATACCGCCAGTCAAACTGATGTTATTTTGCTTATAAACATCCATCATCAATTGGCTGATCTTTTGTTGAGTTGCCGGATCCTTAGCTTCTTTTTGTTTTTCTTGGATCAATTTCAACTGAGGTTGAATAGCACGCATTTTTTCTTGTTGTGCAGTTGATTTGTATTGTTGATTAAGTGAAAGAGGTAGCAATAAGAGTCTTACAACAAAGGAAATAATCATAATTCCCCATGCATAGGCATCTCGACCTCCAACATGTTTTGCCGTTGCCAAAATCAAGTTTTGAAATGGCACGCCAAGCCACTTATAGATGAACGCGTAAGGTCCACTGGTTGGAGCATGTTGAACGCCGCTTTGGGCACAACCAGAAAGGACAACCGCAAACACCACAATAAGTGATAGTACGGAGACGTACTTCAGTATTTTTTTATTCAATTGTAAACCACCTTTTAAAAATCATATAAACAATATACGTTAACTTAAATAGCGTTTCAACCAATGACCCGAAACTTTTTGTAATTTTCAAGGTTATCAGAAAAACTGTAATCAACGGTCTTAACTTTTGCAAAAGGGGAAGGAGATTGTCTTATTTTTGTGAGAAATGAGTACAGTTTCATTTCTTCTCCTTCAGCTTCAATCTTGACCGAACCATCCATTTCATTTTCAACAGTTCCAGTTACATCGCTTTCGATAGCAACTTGCAGAGTTGAATATCTAAATCCGACTCCTTGGACTAAACCGTATACATGCATGGAAAGATGTTTCATATAAATCACTCCAAATTCATGAATATGTTACCCTTGTATTATAAATCAAGAAGGAAGAAATTTATGAAATATATTGAATCCAAGAAAAACGAAGAAATCAAACAGATCAATAAGTTGAATAAGACTAAAGAAATTAAAAAGACCGGAACTTATTTGATTGAAGGATTCCACCTTGTCAGAGAAGCTGATCAAAATGGCCAAGATATCGTTACGATTTTGGCAACTGAGAAAAACCAAGAAGATCGACTTGTGAAGAAATACTATGATGACGCAATTATCATATCTGAAGATATTGCCTCGATGTTGTCCGATACCAAGACTCCACAAGGAATCTTTGCCGTGATCAAATTGAATGAAGATCAAGAACTTCCGGAACTCAAGGGTCAATGGGTCATTTTGGCAAACGTTCAAGATCCAGGCAATGTTGGGACTATTGTTAGAACTGCTGATGCTGCGGGATATGCTGGTGTGATCACTAGTTTAGATACTGCAGATATTTATCAACCTAAAGTTCAACGTTCGATGCAAGGAAGTCAATTTCATTTGCCCATTTATAGAATGGACCTTCAAAAAGCAATTTCTGATGCTAAAGATGCCGGTTTAACGGTATATGGCTCGGAAGTAAATGACCAAGCTGTACCATATAACACTTTAGATAAAATTGATAATTACGCTTTGATCATGGGTAACGAAGCACATGGATTAGATGAAAATACGTTACAAATGACAGATCAAAATATTTATATTCCATTGTTAGGAAAAGCTGAATCACTGAATGTTGCAGTGGCTGCCGGAGTTTTAATGTATGGATTGAAAAAATTCTAAAACTTGCAAAACATTTTTCATTTTGTATAATTAATTCATATGAATATCGTAGGTGTTGAAGAAAAATAGTAGCTGAATCGATTTGAAACAGGAAGAGTCGTTAACTGAGAAGACTTGCCAAATCAATCAGTGAATTCACTTTCGGAGCCTAAATAGTTAAGTTACTATATAACTTTTGAGTGCACGCAAAAGTTGCGTGAACTAGGGTGGTACCGCGAGTCCTCGTCCCTTTTTTGGGAGAGGATTTTTTTTATGCAATAAATTAGGAGGAAATTATGTCATTAAACGATAGATTAAAAGAACTCCGTGAAAACGGTATAAACGATGCTAAACGTGCTGAACATTTAAAAGAACTGAATGATTTGCGTGTTCAGTTACTAGGTAAAAAAGGACCAATTACTCAAGCCTTGCGTGGTATGAAAGACGTGCCTAAGGAAGAACGTCCGGAAATTGGTACTTTGGCA from Companilactobacillus sp. includes these protein-coding regions:
- a CDS encoding nucleotidyltransferase, whose translation is MTKIFGIVAEFNPFHNGHKMFVDMIREKYHPDVLIAVMSGNFVQRGDFAVLDKWKRSQIAIENGIDIVIELPFSSAVQPADIFARKSVELLNQIGVTDIVFGTEEKIDFVEAADKLINNKGQFQQQYDRSYAENLNEQLESLGINTIGKPNQLLGLNYSLTIVKNHFPISIHSLVRQPNGYSATRIRKQLLTSPELTKSSVPDEMFESLKYSSIYTWNDFYSFLRYKILTNSTNELQLVYQMVEGLNFKLKKEIKNADSFDQFLSAVKSKRYTLARIRRLLLYVLMNISTKEMTAALNSSYLRILGFNDTGRQYLNNNKKQINIPLITRVGKQETSLLATELKADSVWQLISGKEQNFGVIPYIKGEN
- a CDS encoding YceD family protein, which encodes MLNWDVQEVRKYKDKPFDFKEKLDLAKELKERYPDIIDAKEVDIDGNLFNDRGLVISDVKVNTKVVVPSTRSLEPVELKLNFRINEAYNIDNIDTEEIDDYSIIIPIDEDNPTINVYESIIDNILLNIPTQVLTEKEKQDDVMPSGKNWTVISEDEFNQQKEEEHVNPEFAKLKNLFKE
- the gndA gene encoding NADP-dependent phosphogluconate dehydrogenase: MSKPQIGVVGMAVMGKNLALNIESRGYEVAIYNRTASKTENVVKEHSEKKLVPSYTIEDFVNSLEKPRRIIMMVKAGAGTDAVINELLPLLDKGDVLIDGGNTFFEDTMERNERLDKSGINFIGMGVSGGELGALHGPSLMPGGQKEAYDLVAPILEQISAKADEDGKPCVTYIGANGAGHYVKMVHNGIEYGDMELISESYNLLSHLFNNDLNKVAETFKDWNKGELSSYLIDITANILTRKDDQGSDDFIVNKIMDKAGNKGTGKWSSQSALELGVPQSLITSAVYSRYISAYKDERVKASKVLNGPKELPDVDVKELVEKIRKALYFSKIMSYAQGFAQMKAAGEHYDWDLDFGKIAQIWRAGCIIRAQFLQKITDAYDKDPKLDNLLLDDYFKNIVEDYQDAVRDVVNFAVKAGIPVSGFMSAVSYYDQYRSEVLPANLIQAQRDYFGAHTYERNDKPGIFHYTWYTEQ
- a CDS encoding response regulator transcription factor, with product MAKILVIEDEENMAKFVQLELQHENYEVKVAADGRTGLDAALNEDWDLILLDLMLPELNGIEVCRRVRQEKNTPIIMMTARDSIIDRVSGLDHGADDYIVKPFAIEELLARIRALLRRIDLDIDVTRNNDQVLKYKNLVIDKTTQTSKRNGEVIDLTRREYDLLSALMENVGTVLGRDDLLERVWGTGSSTETNVVDVYIKYLRNKIDRGGAPSYISTVRGKGYVMRR
- a CDS encoding sensor histidine kinase, whose amino-acid sequence is MRISIRFKWTFLISLVILAAYLIVAFIAFNTVNNVASAAVVHHFVTKLIWVGIFVLVVGIAISFFAVSLVLRNIKVINNTIDDLNKKPDSDSRIKIRKRNDEIYDLTININKMLDRMQAYTNQQKEFVEDVSHELRTPVAVLEGHLSMLQRWGKDDPEVLNDSINSSMQELKRMQSLIQEMLDLTRVEQIDSEYLEQETEVKPLFTQVYNDFKMLHPDFVVNFDDDIQKGSKVKIYRNHLEQILVILLDNAFKYSGERKEINLSASTNEALLEFVVQDFGVGIDKKDLKQVFNRFYRVDKARSRKRGGNGLGLSIAKRLVEIYHGTITVESVLGSGTVFRIELPIVTEPIDDAQKND
- the yidC gene encoding membrane protein insertase YidC yields the protein MNKKILKYVSVLSLIVVFAVVLSGCAQSGVQHAPTSGPYAFIYKWLGVPFQNLILATAKHVGGRDAYAWGIMIISFVVRLLLLPLSLNQQYKSTAQQEKMRAIQPQLKLIQEKQKEAKDPATQQKISQLMMDVYKQNNISLTGGIGCLPLLLQMPILIAIYQAVQYSQEIGVATFLSIPLGKPSLVIALVATVFYVIQSWLSLQIVPQEQRRQMSTMLLMNPLITFFISMISSAALALYFLVGGIVILIQQLITNYIITPRIRKQADANLEKNPVKIVVTEESIAKLMNESGSSNSSNGNSDDDESHTDLHKNIRELNKGKQQKPKDK
- a CDS encoding acylphosphatase — translated: MKHLSMHVYGLVQGVGFRYSTLQVAIESDVTGTVENEMDGSVKIEAEGEEMKLYSFLTKIRQSPSPFAKVKTVDYSFSDNLENYKKFRVIG
- a CDS encoding TrmH family RNA methyltransferase, whose translation is MKYIESKKNEEIKQINKLNKTKEIKKTGTYLIEGFHLVREADQNGQDIVTILATEKNQEDRLVKKYYDDAIIISEDIASMLSDTKTPQGIFAVIKLNEDQELPELKGQWVILANVQDPGNVGTIVRTADAAGYAGVITSLDTADIYQPKVQRSMQGSQFHLPIYRMDLQKAISDAKDAGLTVYGSEVNDQAVPYNTLDKIDNYALIMGNEAHGLDENTLQMTDQNIYIPLLGKAESLNVAVAAGVLMYGLKKF